From the genome of Pelosinus fermentans DSM 17108:
GACCAATTGATAATCTTCGCCACCATATAATGCGTACTCTAGACCCTCTTTCCCCAAAGCACGGGCTGCAGCGCAGACTTCTGCCGACAAGGGAATCATCTTAGCATAGATTCGCATCCCTACATGACTCGCCCTGGCAATCTCATTAACTTCACTTGCCAAACCATCACTAATATCATTCATACTTGTTGAACCAAAAGACGCAAGCATCGCTCCCGCTGTAACTTGCGGTCTTGGAATTACATGTCTTGTCACTAAAGGCTGAAAGAATTCATAATCAGTCCATTTTCCCTGCTGCAAGAGCTCTAATCCGCATCCCGAGTCACCTAATGAACCCGTTACCACCACTAAGTCTCCCACATCAGCTCCCGAACGCCGCTGAAGCTTCTTTGGATCGATTTCACCCATTGCCGTTACATTAATCACCAATCCATTAGGACTCGATACGGTATCCCCACCAACTATATTAACACCAAATTCATGGCAAATTTCCTTCATTCCCTCATATAAGGATACGACAAAGTCTACAGACAAATAGCTGGGCAAAGCGATAGATATAACAACATGGGTTGGATGTCCTCCCATTGCTGCAATATCACTTAGGTTTACTGCAATCGATTTATACCCTAACTGCCAGGCACTGGTAGTCGATAGATCAAAGTGGACCATCTCTACCAGCATATCAGTAGTAACCAATTGCAATTGATGAGGGGCTGGTATCAGAGCTGCTGCATCATCCCCAATGCCAATCACTACATTTTCCTTGTTATGAATCGTATCGACCTTAATCAGATCAATTAAAGCAAACTCTCCCAGTTTTTTAAATTCCATCTTGCACCTACCTAATCCCCAAACAGTATAAATGTATTAAAGTTCTGTTTTACAAGTTTGAAATCCTGCATATGCAACAATCTTATAAATATTTTTTTTATAGTCATTTGCCTTATTATTCTCCGTATCGATCTGCTAAAATACATAAAAGCAGCAATCTGACTTCAGATTACTGCTTTTAGAAGTATTATTTACTTTTTTTAATTATTTTCTCAGATCGGCTTAAAGGTTCTCCGATATCCATATGACCTGATATCGTATCAATCTTTTTGCCCTCTACCAGAATTTGCACTTTTTGTATATCATGAAACTCGGTTAATGTATTGACAATGGCACCTACCAGCAATATTTCTAAGGCTGAGCCACCCTTATTGTTCTTTATTAAACTATCATTAAAATCAACATAGGCAATATGATCCTTAACCGAAATATTCCGCAACTTGGTTCCTGCCGGAAATACAGCGACTAAATCAGGGTTCTTGGTTCCTGCTATCAATAACTCCATGGCAGTTTGCGCCGGATGACTATTCTTGGGAACCACATATTTCTCACTGATTAAATTCGCCGCATCTTTTGTTGCAAAATATACTGTCATAGTCATCGTATCTTGCCCTGGCTTCACTGTTTTGCCAGACTCTGTTCCTGTTTGGGAATTTTCATTTTGCGCATTCGGCACTGTCGGCGACTGAGGAGCGGCAGTATCGCAGCCCCCCAGCATTATGGACAGCATGAGCAACATGCTTACTAAAGCGATTCTTTTACCAAACACTATAAGCCACCTCCCTTTTTAGCGGCTTGAGCAAAAAAGTCATCTAATCCCTGCACAATCCCTTGCGCCATTTTCTGCTGGAATTGTGGAGTACTCAACAATTTTTCTTCATCAGGATTAGAAATAAAACCTAACTCAGCCAAGACAGAAGGCATTTTGGTTTTTTTAATTACATAAAATCCTGCGGCATTAATTCCACGATCTTGCAGTCCCCCGGTTTTAACCAAGTTGTCTTGAATACAATTTGCCAACAAGATATCGTAATTACTCTTCTGATAATAATAAGTAGCTGTACCGCCTACGCTGGGACTGGTGAAGGCATTAATATGCAGGCTGACAAATACGTCTGCCTTATTGTTATTTGCCCCCAACGTTCTAGCATTTAATTCATCAACGGCGCTAGCATTAGGTCCAAAGACATCTACATCTGTCTTTCTGGTCATTAATACTTTAGCGCCTGCCTTTTCTAGTAAAGCCTGTACCTTTTGTGCTACTGCCAAAGTCACAGTCTTCTCCTGCAATTTGTTGGGACCAATGGCGCCTGGATCACTGCCACCATGCCCAGGGTCAATAGCAATCACTTTATTCCTTAAACCAGCAGTAAAGTTATACTCAACCTTAGGTACGACTTGATTCACATCAATTACCACACGAAAGGTCTTATTATTAATTGCGTCACTTTTCAAAGTAAATACTTTGTAGTCACTATCCTCAATCATAGTAGATAAGTCCACTATAACTTGACTGTTGGTATTATCTTTTTTAATAAATCGAACCTTGTCCGCAATTTTGCCATCTAAATCTACTAAATTATTAACATTTCCCACTGCTGCACCATTAATATCAATGACTAACTGAGAGCCTTTTGTCCCATCCAGCTTGCTGCTGACTCTCACGGCATCCTTGGTATCAATTACTAAGCGTAATTTACTGGTCCCTTCCACAGCATCTTTATGTACTAGCCACCGAACATTGATTAACTGATTGTTACCAGAAAGTTTTGTCTGCGATAGCGCTGTTGCTTTCAGTGAAGTTATAGCTGCCGCTGGTTTAGCCCCTGGTTTATTATCATTTAACGCCGCCATACCAACCTGAGGCACCAAAAATAGCATCAAGAATAGCAGACTTAAGAAAGCAGAACGAAATCGACGCAATTTATAACACCTCCGTTTGTCACCACAAGTTTATTATTTTTATAGGCAAATCACTCTCAATACATATATCATACATAATGTTTCAAAAAAATGCACAGTATGATATATTGTTTTACAATTCGTGCCTACTAACAAAAATCCTGCAGGACTTTCGGGTATAAGGATAAAAAAAACAAAAAAATCTACTTTGCTGATTTTAAAGAGGGCCGCAGCTGCAATAAACCACAGCTACAGCCCTCTTTGTGACACAGGCATATTCTATTTTTATTTCGTGATATTTTCCAATTTAACCATATACTCCATAGGCACCTCTTTCTTATTGATCAAGTCAACGGCATATTTTACACCATAGTAACCTTGATCATCAGGTTTTTGATCCACAGTTGATGCCATTTTTCCTTCTTTAATGTATACTTTCGCTTGGTCTAAAGCATCATACGCTGTTACTATTATTTTCCCGGATTTACCAACGCCATCAATGGCTTGAATGGCACCGAAAGCCATCATATCATTAGCACAAAATACCCCATTAAGATCTGGATTCGCCTGCAGAATGTTTGTCATTACATTGAGACCTTCTTCAGTCTTCCAATTTGCAGATTGAGAAGCGACGATTTGGATATCTTTGTACTCAGCAAATGCTTTTTTAGCTCCATTCTTTCTTCCCTCTGCATTATCGACTCCCTGAATACCTTCTATGATGGCCACTTTCCCTTTCCCTTTCAGCTGCTCAGCCAAATATTTACCTGCAAGATAACCCCCATCAATATTACTGGCACCAACATACGGAATGGGTTTAAGTCCAGCCGCTTTCGCTGCATCCCCATCAATACGATTATCAATATTAATAATTGGAATTCCTGCATCCTGCGCCTTTTTCAAAACAGGTACGATTTCTTTCGAACCGCCTGGAGCAATACATATTGCATCCACTTTTGTCACAATCATATTTTCTACAATGGCAATTTGCTGTTCAATTGAAGTTTCTTCTTGACCTACCTGAACTTCCAATTTCACACCTAATTCTTTCCCAGCCTTTTGAGCGCCTTTCTCCATACTGATAAAAAACGGATTACTTAATGTCTTCATAACAAAGCCAATTTTTAACTCTTTCTTGTCCGTCTTCGCAGCAGGTTTATCGCCGCCGGAACTGCCGCATCCAGTTACTAAAGATGCCATTAGGCCTACTCCCACCAGAATCGCTAATGTTTTTTTGTACATAAGTTGATTCTCCCCCTCTTTTTAAACTCGCTGTGCTACCTGTTCTTGTAAGCAGCAAAGGACTCTTTTGCCGCTTACGATCCTTTTTTGAATCCTCAAAACAAATTGGCTAAATACTTTCACCTTCACAAGAAAGGCTGAGCGTGCCTTAGTCTGATGATTCAAACTCGACTAGGCTAAAATGACGCCAAGCATCATTCTAGTCTTGGCCTTTGGTGTATATAACAACCTTACAAAAGAAATGCAATAAGATTGTTTACCAACAAGGTCTACACAAATTATCTTATACGTTGTCATTGATATGGCTTTGCGGTCCCCATTGCTTGGCTTGGTCGATTCAGTCCCTTGGCTGCACTGCTGTCTTTTTTTGCTCTTCTATACTGATCAAAAAACACAGCACTAACAATAACGGCACCAATCACAATTTGCTGCAGAAAAGGCGAAACATTCAGAAGATTTAAGCCATTGCGCAGCATCCCAATCAGAACCGCTCCCATAAGTGTACCGCCAATAGATCCCTCACCGCCATTTAAACTGGTACCGCCAATGATAACGGCAGCGATGGCATCCAGTTCATAGCCGATTCCTGCAATAGGCTGTGCAGCATTCAAACGACCAGTCAAAATGACAGCACCAATACCGCATGCTATGCCGCAAATGATATAGGCCCATGTTTCTACATACTTCACATTAATTCCCGATAAACGAGCAGCTTCTTTATTTCCTCCAATAGCGTAAATGTGACGGCCAAATTTAGTATAATTTAAAATAAAGATCGCAATCACTACAATAACAAGAGCATAAATGACGGGAATCGGAATACTCATCAGATTTCCAGCACTTATGAAACGAAATTCACTAGGAAACATATGTATTGTCTGCCCGTTTGTAATAAATAAGGCGGCTCCTCTTGCCACACTCATCATACCCAGGGTTGCAATGAATGCTGGAATTTTAAGTTTGGCAATCAATATTCCATTCATAAAGCCTAGTAAACCACCAACTAAAATTCCACTCAGTATCGGTATACCAATACCAATATCTAAATGTAACGTTAAGCCGATTATGACACTGGAAAATGCCGTCAGCGGTCCTACGGATAAATCAATGCCAGAGGTGAGGATAACAAAAGTCATGCCGACGGCAATAATCGTTGAAATCGAAACTTGCAGCAAAATGTTGAGTAGATTGGCAATATCCAGGAAATGAGGACTGCTGACTGACAAAAATATAAACAATGCGACAATTGCAATTCCGATTCCGAATCGATCTGCAATCTTATGAAACATTTCCAACGCCCCCTAACATCAATGGCATAATTCCTTCCTGGGTAATCGTACCATCATTTTCAAATTCACCAGCAATTCTTCCCTGATTCATTACGATAACCCGATTACTGACTCTAATAATTTCAGGTAAATCCGAGGACACCATAATAATGCTTTTGCCCAACTGAGCTAACCCATTTATCAATTTATAAATTTCAGCCCTTGCTCCTACATCGATCCCCCGGGTCGGCTCATCAAAAATTAATATTTGACAATCTGTCAAAAGCCACTTTCCGATGATCACCTTTTGCTGATTTCCCCCGCTTAAAAACTTCACCAATTTATGAATAGAATCGGTAGCTACATTTAAAGCTTGTACGCTATTCTTAGCCTCCAATTGTTCTTTCTTGCGACTAAGGAAAAAGCCATTGCACACTCTGGGCAAATTTGCCATGGTAATATTTTGATCAATCCCCATG
Proteins encoded in this window:
- a CDS encoding N-acetylmuramoyl-L-alanine amidase family protein; its protein translation is MRRFRSAFLSLLFLMLFLVPQVGMAALNDNKPGAKPAAAITSLKATALSQTKLSGNNQLINVRWLVHKDAVEGTSKLRLVIDTKDAVRVSSKLDGTKGSQLVIDINGAAVGNVNNLVDLDGKIADKVRFIKKDNTNSQVIVDLSTMIEDSDYKVFTLKSDAINNKTFRVVIDVNQVVPKVEYNFTAGLRNKVIAIDPGHGGSDPGAIGPNKLQEKTVTLAVAQKVQALLEKAGAKVLMTRKTDVDVFGPNASAVDELNARTLGANNNKADVFVSLHINAFTSPSVGGTATYYYQKSNYDILLANCIQDNLVKTGGLQDRGINAAGFYVIKKTKMPSVLAELGFISNPDEEKLLSTPQFQQKMAQGIVQGLDDFFAQAAKKGGGL
- the thiL gene encoding thiamine-phosphate kinase, with amino-acid sequence MEFKKLGEFALIDLIKVDTIHNKENVVIGIGDDAAALIPAPHQLQLVTTDMLVEMVHFDLSTTSAWQLGYKSIAVNLSDIAAMGGHPTHVVISIALPSYLSVDFVVSLYEGMKEICHEFGVNIVGGDTVSSPNGLVINVTAMGEIDPKKLQRRSGADVGDLVVVTGSLGDSGCGLELLQQGKWTDYEFFQPLVTRHVIPRPQVTAGAMLASFGSTSMNDISDGLASEVNEIARASHVGMRIYAKMIPLSAEVCAAARALGKEGLEYALYGGEDYQLVFTIPPQQFSLVSQADLGTKLTVIGEVIEERYGVLLVDEEGAESLLEPKGYNHFRQ
- a CDS encoding sugar ABC transporter substrate-binding protein is translated as MYKKTLAILVGVGLMASLVTGCGSSGGDKPAAKTDKKELKIGFVMKTLSNPFFISMEKGAQKAGKELGVKLEVQVGQEETSIEQQIAIVENMIVTKVDAICIAPGGSKEIVPVLKKAQDAGIPIINIDNRIDGDAAKAAGLKPIPYVGASNIDGGYLAGKYLAEQLKGKGKVAIIEGIQGVDNAEGRKNGAKKAFAEYKDIQIVASQSANWKTEEGLNVMTNILQANPDLNGVFCANDMMAFGAIQAIDGVGKSGKIIVTAYDALDQAKVYIKEGKMASTVDQKPDDQGYYGVKYAVDLINKKEVPMEYMVKLENITK
- a CDS encoding ABC transporter permease produces the protein MFHKIADRFGIGIAIVALFIFLSVSSPHFLDIANLLNILLQVSISTIIAVGMTFVILTSGIDLSVGPLTAFSSVIIGLTLHLDIGIGIPILSGILVGGLLGFMNGILIAKLKIPAFIATLGMMSVARGAALFITNGQTIHMFPSEFRFISAGNLMSIPIPVIYALVIVVIAIFILNYTKFGRHIYAIGGNKEAARLSGINVKYVETWAYIICGIACGIGAVILTGRLNAAQPIAGIGYELDAIAAVIIGGTSLNGGEGSIGGTLMGAVLIGMLRNGLNLLNVSPFLQQIVIGAVIVSAVFFDQYRRAKKDSSAAKGLNRPSQAMGTAKPYQ
- a CDS encoding GerMN domain-containing protein, which codes for MFGKRIALVSMLLMLSIMLGGCDTAAPQSPTVPNAQNENSQTGTESGKTVKPGQDTMTMTVYFATKDAANLISEKYVVPKNSHPAQTAMELLIAGTKNPDLVAVFPAGTKLRNISVKDHIAYVDFNDSLIKNNKGGSALEILLVGAIVNTLTEFHDIQKVQILVEGKKIDTISGHMDIGEPLSRSEKIIKKSK